From Mytilus edulis chromosome 8, xbMytEdul2.2, whole genome shotgun sequence, one genomic window encodes:
- the LOC139484077 gene encoding uncharacterized protein, producing MKFEENQGRKRILINNELVNLDSPELIINKTQKTFQTRTSLNRNLSRTSETIVTPVRNLNISWDDNFTNINNDRASSTPETDDNRNIARAYNFNITEIDNNDQNIISDVEQFEDISSCSDSDMSTDSDNENMPDIDYQEELESRLFYYASFVYQEDCITREVEGCDDLDGTVQSFSNNNLTYTVHTASSEDRASDVSELTGDICFFLSSSSTNLRDFIPHVSSSMWEQSEANRSIGNILSLNQTLSDSEFQQSMEANQSRDNILIDIDSQCQQSMESNQSAGNIYVLNPTNTDLESNQSAGNIFVLNPANTDLEFEQSTSVHLHDETPCCSSDSLTAIASSTIERDEFSLDDSDKDTTKFIPTNKSNILRRTSTVYNLNDVTIPSNARIPTSAPPNSPMTPRSILKAIKTATRSFSKRSKDQSNADDVEIHLLDKRTVARKMQRFRDSFRRKDKRQIKTLANL from the exons ATGAAGTTTGAAGAAAATCAAGGAAGAAAACGTATTTTAATAAACAATGAATTG GTAAATCTAGACAGTCCTGAGCTTATTATAAACAAGACACAGAAAACATTTCAGACACGTACATCTCTCAATCGCAACCTCTCAAGAACTTCAGAAACTATCGTCACTCCAGTGcgtaatttaaatatttcatggGATGACAATTTTACGAACATCAACAACGACAGAGCTTCGTCGACACCAGAAACAGACGATAACAGGAACATAGCTCGtgcatataattttaatattacaGAGATTGATAATAATGATCAAAATATTATTTCTGATGTCGAACAGTTCGAGGACATCAGCTCGTGTTCTGATAGCGACATGTCAACTGATTCTGATAATGAGAACATGCCGGATATTGACTACCAAGAAGAACTTGAATCAAGACTCTTTTACTACGCAAGTTTTGTTTACCAGGAAGATTGCATAACACGAGAAGTAGAGGGCTGTGATGATTTAGACGGAACAGTGCAGAGTTTCTCGAACAACAACTTAACCTATACAGTACACACTGCATCAAGTGAGGATCGTGCATCAGATGTGTCTGAACTAACTGGtgatatttgtttctttctctCTTCATCATCCACAAACCTCAGAGATTTCATTCCACACGTGTCTTCATCTATGTGGGAGCAATCAGAGGCAAATCGATCGATAGGCAACATTTTATCATTAAATCAAACACTTAGCGATTCGGAATTTCAACAATCGATGGAAGCCAATCAATCAAGAGACAATATTTTGATAGACATCGATTCTCAATGTCAACAATCGATGGAATCAAATCAATCAGCAGGCAACATCTATGTATTAAATCCAACAAACACCGATTTGGAATCAAATCAATCAGCAGGCAACATCTTTGTATTAAATCCAGCAAACACCGATTTGGAATTTGAACAATCGACAAGCGTCCATCTTCATGACGAAACACCATGCTGCAGCAGTGACTCTTTAACAGCTATAGCGTCATCAACCATCGAACGCGACGAGTTCAGTTTAGACGATTCTGACAAAGATACAACGAAGTTTATACCAACCAATAAGAGTAATATACTGCGCCGTACAAGTACAGTCTACAACCTAAATGATGTCACTATTCCTTCAAACGCAAGAATACCAACGTCTGCACCGCCGAACTCCCCTATGACCCCGAGATCTATACTGAAAGCCATAAAGACTGCTACAAGATCGTTTTCAAAGAGGTCGAAAGATCAAAGCAATGCTGACGATGTAGAAATACATTTACTAGATAAAAGGACAGTAGCAAGAAAGATGCAAAGATTTCGGGACAGTTTTCGTCGAAAGGACAAACGTCAAATAAAAACTTTGgccaatttgtaa